In Juglans regia cultivar Chandler chromosome 5, Walnut 2.0, whole genome shotgun sequence, the following are encoded in one genomic region:
- the LOC109017689 gene encoding probable sodium/metabolite cotransporter BASS4, chloroplastic: protein MMPAAINTTAPGCRPPLFPVCFPRHNPSFLANTALFSGLSLVSTLNIRTFPLPVRAIANSNQGNSDGSNHKKVLKSANVSTFAKGLFNFTLTNFLPIALISGVVLGFSNPTLGCLAHKYSLSKFSTCGIFFISGLRLRGGEFRAVAEAWPAGIFGLVSILLVSPLFSRLILQVQLTPQEFVTGLAIFSCMPTTLSSGVALTQLVGGNSALALAMTVISNLLAILTVPFWISNVFADGFGVSIPTGELFWSLIFTLLVPLVLGKVVRNMLKGLATYIDQNQRIFSMMSTVLLSLTPWMQVSKSRPLILMLKPKGFIEAMGMGILVHLTLLVFNAIAVKCMSASFGGRESIFSKKENFRALLIVCSQKALLIVVAVVDQLSGVVGESGLLVLPCVVAHINQVIIDSVLVNFWLWKDQSYNKDFEA from the exons ATGATGCCAGCAGCTATAAACACCACCGCCCCAGGTTGCAGACCGCCTTTGTTTCCAGTGTGTTTTCCTCGTCATAACCCAAGTTTTCTGGCCAACACTGCTCTGTTTTCCGGTTTGTCCCTCGTTTCCACGCTTAACATAAGGACATTTCCACTGCCTGTACGTGCCATTGCGAATTCCAATCAG GGTAACTCTGATGGAAGTAATCATAAGAAGGTTTTGAAATCAGCAAATGTATCAACCTTTGCAAAAGGATTATTCAATTTTACTCTGACTAACTTCCTTCCTATAG CTCTAATCAGTGGAGTAGTTTTGGGATTTTCAAATCCGACTCTTGGCTGTCTTGCACACAAATATTCATTGTCAAAATTTAGTACTTGCGGAATTTTCTTTATCTCAG GGCTGAGGTTACGGGGTGGGGAATTTCGAGCAGTTGCAGAAGCATGGCCAGCCGGAATATTTGGGCTG GTTTCTATTCTGTTGGTTAGCCCCTTATTCTCCAGGCTGATTTTGCAAGTTCAGCTCACACCTCAGGAGTTTGTAACAG GATTGGCGATTTTTAGTTGTATGCCAACAACATTATCTAGTGGAGTTGCACTGACACAG CTTGTCGGTGGGAACTCCGCTCTTGCTCTTGCAATGACTGTGATATCTAACCTATTGGCCATTTTAACA GTGCCATTTTGGATCTCAAATGTTTTTGCTGATGGTTTTGGTGTATCCATTCCAACAGGGGAGCTATTTTGGAGTCTTATTTTCACTCTTCTCGTTCCTTTGGTTTTGGGAAAG GTAGTGCGAAATATGTTGAAAG GTCTGGCAACATATATTGATCAGAATCAAAGGATTTTCTCAATGATGAGTACTGTCCTTCTTAGTCTT ACGCCATGGATGCAAGTAAGCAAGTCAAGACCCTTGATTTTAATGTTAAAGCCAAAAGGATTTATTGAAGCTATGGGAATGGGAAT ACTTGTGCACCTCACCCTTCTGGTTTTTAACGCCATTGCAGTAAAGTGCATGTCAGCCAGCTTTGGTGGTAGAGAatccattttttcaaagaaagagaaTTTCCGCGCTCTCTTAATAGTTTGTAGCCAG AAAGCTCTGCTCATCGTTGTAGCTGTAGTGGATCAGCTCAGTGGTGTAGTTGGTGAATCAGGGCTGTTAGTTCTTCCTTGTGTTGTGGCACATATTAACCAG GTCATCATTGATTCAGTATTAGTAAACTTTTGGCTCTGGAAAGATCAGTCATACAACAAAGATTTTGAAGCATGA